A genomic segment from Anas platyrhynchos isolate ZD024472 breed Pekin duck chromosome 5, IASCAAS_PekinDuck_T2T, whole genome shotgun sequence encodes:
- the GPR132 gene encoding probable G-protein coupled receptor 132, translated as MANSTGCLAVVKDNVTICKGISYKDSKTLLIAVYSFVFAVGLPANCITSLLTFMQIQRNKVVAIYIFSLSLCELMYLSTLPLWIIYVQNEHKWYMGEQICKITGFIFFCNIYISILLLCCISVDRYVALVYALESRGRRERKKAIIIVCFLVAVVTIIHSPVFYMKSIHNDTCFETLPLDKTLASFGFARFLFGFAIPFMILIFTNYKIFQSTKISTSLTCRQKTKVKYLAIAIIVIFLICFSPYHVVLLIRSVYFLLHTDCSCPFEKDIYPVFTVFLCLSTANSVADPIIYVLVSENVRKDILRTLRRWRSNSSRFNSSLSHKSESTRQKTSKELQEGVQREENKERANSSPIEKTCYTSKDPEGGS; from the coding sequence ATGGCAAATTCTACAGGCTGTCTCGCAGTTGTAAAGGATAATGTCACCATTTGCAAAGGCATTTCCTACAAAGACAGCAAGACACTTCTCATTGCTGTTTACAGCTTTGTTTTTGCAGTCGGCCTTCCAGCAAATTGCATAACTTCTCTGCTTACATTTATGCAAATCCAAAGGAACAAAGTAGTTGCCATCTACATTTTCAGTTTATCTTTGTGCGAGCTGATGTATTTAAGTACCTTGCCTCTCTGGATTATCTATGTGCAAAATGAGCACAAATGGTACATGGGTGAACAGATTTGTAAAATAACaggattcatttttttctgcaacatATACATCAGCATTCTGCTTTTGTGCTGTATTTCTGTGGATCGCTATGTGGCATTGGTGTACGCTCTGGAATCaaggggaagaagagaacgGAAAAAGGCAATCATAATCGTATGCTTTCTCGTTGCTGTGGTTACAATAATCCACAGTCCAGTATTTTACATGAAGAGTATACATAACGATACCTGCTTTGAGACTTTACCCCTTGACAAAACACTGGCTTCTTTCGGCTTTGCCAGATTCCTATTTGGATTCGCCATACCTTTCATGATCCTCATTTTCACAAACTACAAAATTTTCCAAAGTACAAAAATAAGTACCAGCTTGACTTGTCGCCAGAAGACCAAAGTGAAGTATCTGGCAATTGCCATTATTGTCATTTTCCTGATCTGCTTTTCTCCCTACCATGTGGTACTCTTAATAAGGTCTGTATACTTTCTGCTTCATACAGATTGCTCATGTCCATTTGAAAAAGACATATACCCAGTTTTTACAGTGTTTCTGTGTTTATCCACTGCAAACAGTGTTGCCGATCCAATTATTTACGTGCTGGTTAGTGAAAACGtcagaaaagacattttaaggACTCTGAGAAGATGGAGGTCGAACTCATCCAGGTTCAACTCATCTCTTAGTCATAAGAGTGAGAGCACCAGACAGAAAACATCAAAAGAATTGCAGGAAGGAgtacaaagagaagaaaacaaagaaagagcaAATTCATCCCCCATTGAAAAGACCTGTTATACCAGCAAAGACCCAGAAGGTGGTAGCTAG